Proteins from a single region of Corynebacterium casei LMG S-19264:
- the atpB gene encoding F0F1 ATP synthase subunit A has protein sequence MKGSFHAPELDPEFFPGQYYGDILFDDVLGGWFALDRIMLVRLLMTAILVLLFIAAFRNPKLVPKGLQNVAEYALDFVRIHIAEDILGKKEGRRFLPLLATIFFGALFWNVSTIIPALNISANARIGMPIVMAAAAYIAMIYAGSKRYGFGKFVKSSVVIPNLPPFLHILVVPIEIFSTFILRPVTLAIRLMANFLAGHIILVLLYSATNFFFWQLNGWSLMSGVTLLAAVLFTVYEIIIIFLQAYIFALLTAVYIELSLHADSH, from the coding sequence ATGAAGGGTAGCTTCCACGCGCCTGAACTGGATCCTGAATTTTTCCCGGGGCAATATTACGGCGACATCCTGTTTGACGATGTGTTGGGCGGATGGTTCGCACTTGATCGCATCATGTTGGTACGTCTGTTGATGACGGCCATCCTGGTGCTTTTATTTATTGCAGCATTTAGGAACCCAAAGCTGGTTCCTAAGGGACTACAGAACGTCGCAGAATACGCGCTAGATTTCGTCCGCATTCATATCGCTGAAGACATCCTGGGCAAGAAGGAGGGTCGACGCTTCCTACCGTTGCTGGCGACTATCTTCTTCGGTGCTCTTTTCTGGAACGTCTCCACGATTATTCCGGCTCTGAATATCTCCGCAAACGCTCGTATTGGTATGCCAATCGTGATGGCAGCTGCAGCGTACATCGCAATGATTTACGCGGGCTCCAAGCGCTACGGCTTCGGTAAGTTTGTCAAGTCTTCGGTGGTTATTCCTAACCTTCCGCCGTTTTTGCACATCCTTGTTGTACCAATTGAGATTTTCTCGACATTCATTCTGCGTCCCGTCACTCTGGCAATTCGTCTTATGGCGAACTTCCTTGCCGGCCACATCATCTTGGTTCTTCTGTACTCTGCCACGAACTTCTTCTTCTGGCAGCTCAACGGCTGGTCCTTGATGTCCGGCGTGACCTTGCTCGCAGCGGTTCTGTTTACGGTCTACGAGATCATCATCATCTTCCTGCAGGCATACATCTTTGCTCTGCTGACGGCGGTGTACATCGAGTTGTCACTTCACGCAGACTCGCACTAA
- the prmC gene encoding peptide chain release factor N(5)-glutamine methyltransferase, whose amino-acid sequence MSHKATFDEALRIAAGRLRAVGVDSAEWDARMLLAHVLKVGHMDIPSTQEATNAEQFYALIDRRAQREPLQHIIGTAPFGPLDLEVGPGVFIPRPETETLADWAVNYLNQHFPRAKFAGAGESLAPAVVDLCTGSGALAAYIAHYRPDVQVFAVELSDASLPFTQRNLAGTSVQIIQSDVTSVELLNKLEAVVGRVDLVVTNPPYVPEDPNLAPEVYHDPHDAVFSGVEGMDTINAMLPNVLKLLARGGAVGIEHDDSTSELVQRAANQAGLVNVSPLKDLGGTARFVLAKAPS is encoded by the coding sequence ATGAGCCACAAGGCTACTTTTGATGAGGCGCTTCGCATTGCCGCGGGGCGCCTTCGCGCTGTCGGGGTGGATTCCGCTGAGTGGGATGCACGCATGCTTCTTGCGCATGTCCTCAAAGTCGGCCATATGGATATTCCCTCGACCCAGGAGGCGACGAATGCCGAGCAGTTCTATGCGCTCATTGATCGCCGCGCGCAGCGTGAGCCGTTGCAGCACATCATTGGCACAGCGCCATTTGGCCCTTTGGACCTGGAAGTTGGCCCGGGCGTGTTTATCCCACGCCCAGAGACCGAGACGTTGGCTGATTGGGCAGTGAACTACCTTAACCAGCATTTTCCACGCGCAAAGTTTGCGGGAGCAGGCGAATCGCTTGCGCCCGCCGTGGTCGATTTGTGCACGGGCTCTGGAGCATTGGCGGCCTATATCGCGCACTACCGTCCTGATGTTCAGGTGTTTGCAGTAGAGCTTTCCGATGCCTCCCTGCCGTTTACACAGCGCAACCTCGCCGGGACTTCTGTTCAGATTATCCAGTCCGATGTCACCAGTGTGGAGCTGCTCAACAAGCTCGAAGCCGTTGTGGGCAGGGTTGACTTGGTTGTCACTAATCCGCCATACGTGCCTGAGGATCCGAACTTGGCACCGGAGGTTTATCATGACCCGCATGACGCAGTCTTTTCAGGCGTTGAAGGCATGGACACTATTAATGCGATGCTGCCCAATGTTCTCAAGCTGCTTGCGCGCGGCGGGGCAGTGGGCATCGAACACGATGACTCAACCTCGGAGCTAGTACAGCGTGCAGCGAACCAGGCTGGCCTAGTCAATGTCTCACCCTTGAAGGACTTGGGCGGAACCGCACGCTTCGTCTTGGCCAAAGCACCAAGCTGA
- a CDS encoding molybdopterin-binding protein translates to MSPTTTPPTAALIVVSNRIVDGIKPDHAADTAATLLAGAGISLIHHEVIREEESAIVHALDSQLHTFNETRRGGNVGANKADIVITLGGTGTRLGNVVPEVTMQKIAARLHGLETQVLLKGLQSSPKAGLCRGVIVWSPHPTDHQLRRLPRRSA, encoded by the coding sequence ATGTCCCCCACAACAACACCCCCGACGGCAGCTTTGATCGTTGTTTCAAACCGCATTGTGGATGGAATCAAGCCGGACCACGCGGCAGACACCGCCGCCACATTATTGGCGGGTGCCGGAATCTCCCTGATTCACCACGAAGTTATCCGTGAAGAGGAATCTGCCATCGTCCACGCCCTCGACTCGCAGCTCCACACATTCAACGAGACTCGCAGGGGAGGAAACGTCGGAGCTAATAAGGCCGACATCGTTATCACCCTCGGCGGCACGGGGACGCGGCTCGGCAATGTGGTTCCCGAAGTGACCATGCAAAAGATTGCGGCACGTCTCCATGGTCTGGAAACCCAGGTGCTATTAAAGGGCTTGCAGTCTTCCCCCAAAGCAGGCCTGTGTCGTGGAGTCATTGTTTGGTCACCCCACCCAACTGATCATCAACTCCGCCGGCTCCCGCGGCGCAGTGCGTGA
- a CDS encoding ATP synthase F0 subunit C: MNDIILAQATETSFDGLQSIGYGIATIGPGLGIGILVGKTVEGMARQPEMAGQLRTTMFLGIAFVEALALIGLVAGFLF, encoded by the coding sequence ATGAACGACATCATCTTGGCTCAGGCTACCGAGACCTCCTTCGATGGCTTGCAGTCCATCGGCTACGGTATCGCTACCATCGGCCCAGGCTTGGGCATTGGTATCCTCGTCGGCAAGACCGTAGAGGGCATGGCACGTCAGCCTGAGATGGCTGGCCAGCTGCGTACCACCATGTTCCTTGGTATCGCCTTCGTTGAGGCACTTGCACTTATCGGCCTGGTTGCAGGCTTCCTGTTCTAA
- a CDS encoding MFS transporter yields MSQLNTTGTQLDTSGKILHGWDPEDPAKWDKEIAWRTLIITTATMAVGFSAWYLVSAIAPLLNQIGFDLSDSQLYALTAIAGLSAGLFRLVFMFLPPIVGTRKLVAFSAILFLLPMLGWFSVVQRPDNTPYWELLAISFASGFGGGVFAGFMPSTGYFFPKRLQGTALGLQAGIGNFGISFIQLVAPWLMGFTLMGVGLVAPQRLPDGSAVFVHNPAIFMAPWTIVCAIIAWLILKDVPVKANFRQQIDIFSNPNTWIMTLVYLMTFGTFAGFAAQFALIINQIYGAGSSFADTVGVENLPKGAAYAFLGPLIGAAVRAAWGPLCDKFGGAIWTFIGGIGMTVFTAAAALFLNPTDPDQFWWFLGAMLAMFFFTGLGNAGTFKQMPMILPKTQAGGVIGWTSAIAAFGPFIVGVLLSFIPIQTFYWGCVVFFAICTALVWIFYARPKAPYPG; encoded by the coding sequence CTGTCTCAACTCAACACCACCGGTACTCAACTAGATACCTCCGGAAAAATTCTTCACGGCTGGGATCCAGAGGATCCAGCCAAGTGGGACAAAGAGATCGCCTGGCGCACTTTGATCATCACCACGGCAACAATGGCCGTTGGTTTCAGCGCCTGGTACTTGGTCTCCGCTATCGCACCACTGCTTAATCAAATCGGATTCGACTTAAGTGACAGCCAGCTTTACGCGCTCACCGCCATTGCTGGCCTATCCGCTGGATTGTTCCGATTGGTCTTCATGTTCTTACCGCCGATTGTCGGCACCCGCAAACTGGTGGCCTTCTCCGCAATCTTGTTTCTGCTGCCCATGCTCGGCTGGTTCTCAGTCGTGCAGCGCCCCGATAACACGCCTTATTGGGAGCTGCTCGCCATCTCCTTTGCTTCCGGTTTCGGTGGTGGCGTCTTCGCAGGATTCATGCCTTCAACTGGGTACTTCTTCCCCAAGCGCCTACAAGGCACGGCACTTGGCCTGCAAGCAGGTATCGGCAACTTCGGCATTTCTTTCATTCAGCTAGTTGCCCCATGGCTAATGGGTTTCACCCTCATGGGTGTTGGCCTCGTCGCCCCACAGCGCCTGCCCGATGGCTCCGCAGTCTTTGTTCATAACCCGGCCATCTTCATGGCGCCATGGACCATCGTGTGCGCGATTATCGCGTGGCTTATTCTCAAAGACGTCCCCGTCAAGGCCAACTTCCGCCAGCAGATTGATATCTTCTCCAATCCAAATACGTGGATTATGACGCTGGTTTATTTGATGACCTTCGGCACTTTCGCAGGATTTGCGGCGCAGTTCGCGCTTATCATCAACCAAATATATGGCGCTGGCTCTTCTTTCGCAGACACCGTGGGAGTAGAGAACCTGCCGAAGGGTGCGGCCTATGCCTTCCTTGGCCCACTCATTGGCGCAGCGGTTCGCGCGGCCTGGGGCCCACTGTGTGACAAGTTCGGTGGCGCAATCTGGACCTTCATCGGTGGTATTGGCATGACCGTCTTCACCGCCGCGGCGGCACTCTTTCTCAATCCCACCGACCCGGATCAATTCTGGTGGTTCCTCGGCGCCATGCTCGCCATGTTCTTCTTCACGGGTCTCGGCAACGCTGGGACCTTCAAGCAGATGCCCATGATTTTGCCTAAGACCCAGGCCGGCGGCGTCATCGGCTGGACATCCGCCATCGCAGCTTTCGGCCCCTTCATCGTCGGTGTCCTGCTTTCTTTCATTCCAATCCAAACCTTCTACTGGGGCTGCGTGGTCTTCTTCGCCATCTGCACCGCACTGGTCTGGATCTTCTATGCCCGCCCCAAGGCGCCATACCCGGGCTAA
- the rho gene encoding transcription termination factor Rho — MSDTDINSAKDLAPLKLTELRAMAAKKGLRGISGLRKGDLITAIISGQVPGKAAAAAEDKPAKAAPRASKAAKKESTAEAASAAPANVAEASADNTAGDNNAGDKDDKAKQSTRRPRRVVRSNSAARAEDSSAGEKDQAADTSSTDKAGDNQQSQDGDGNEDHRYDSRSQARRARRNRARRNEQQNQDDSSNSADWQGSSDNNASGNQQDSGNDHHNDGDQGDSSNDGDNRNNRQRGGRNNNRRNDRNDNRDNRGNGRNDNRNDNRNDNRGGDDNDGDNRGGRNNDSRGGRNNNGNNGNSGNSGNSGNSSNNGDDDNARRGRRGRRNRRNRGGNEGQGGHGNNDMQIREGDELQAVGGILEVVDNNVAFLRTTGYRAMSSDVFVNNNLVRRLGLRSGDAVTGQVKVGGATHSHGNGRNRRKYNQLVRVDTINGLDPEQTKNRPDFSKLTPLYPNQRLRLETTPNILTTRVIDLIMPIGKGQRALIVSPPKAGKTTILQNIANAIATNNPECYLMVVLVDERPEEVTDMQRSVKGEVISSTFDRPPSEHTAVAELAIERAKRLVEQGKDVVVLLDSITRLGRAYNNSSPASGRILSGGVDSNALYPPKRFLGAARNIENGGSLTIIATAMVETGSTGDTVIFEEFKGTGNAELKLDRSISERRVFPAVDVNPSGTRKDELLLVPEEARIMTKLRRILSGLDSHQSIDLLIKQLKKTKSNGEFLMGVATSAPMAASLDEEEYS, encoded by the coding sequence GTGAGCGATACGGACATCAATTCCGCAAAGGATTTGGCCCCCCTGAAGCTAACTGAGCTGCGCGCAATGGCAGCCAAGAAGGGATTGCGTGGAATTTCAGGTTTGCGCAAAGGCGACCTGATTACCGCAATTATCTCCGGCCAGGTGCCGGGTAAGGCAGCCGCTGCAGCAGAGGACAAGCCAGCTAAGGCCGCCCCTCGCGCATCAAAGGCAGCGAAGAAAGAAAGCACTGCTGAAGCAGCTAGTGCAGCGCCAGCAAACGTTGCAGAGGCTTCTGCAGATAACACCGCCGGTGATAACAATGCTGGTGACAAGGATGACAAGGCAAAGCAAAGCACCCGTCGTCCACGCCGTGTAGTCCGCTCTAACAGCGCTGCACGCGCTGAGGATTCTTCCGCGGGAGAGAAGGACCAGGCTGCGGACACCAGCAGCACTGACAAAGCTGGTGACAACCAGCAGTCGCAGGACGGCGATGGAAACGAAGATCACCGTTATGATTCTCGTTCGCAGGCACGTCGCGCGCGCCGCAACCGTGCCCGCCGCAACGAGCAGCAAAATCAGGATGATTCTTCGAATTCTGCTGATTGGCAGGGTTCCTCGGACAACAATGCCTCCGGAAACCAGCAAGACTCCGGCAATGATCACCACAATGATGGTGATCAGGGCGATAGCTCCAACGACGGTGACAACCGCAATAACCGTCAGCGCGGTGGCCGCAACAATAACCGTCGCAATGATCGCAACGACAACCGCGACAACCGCGGTAATGGTCGCAACGACAACCGTAATGACAACCGCAACGATAATCGTGGTGGCGATGACAATGACGGTGACAACCGTGGTGGTCGCAACAACGATAGTCGCGGTGGCCGTAACAACAACGGCAACAACGGCAACAGCGGCAATAGCGGCAACAGCGGCAATAGCAGCAATAACGGTGATGATGACAACGCACGCCGCGGTCGTCGTGGTCGTCGCAACCGTCGTAACCGCGGTGGCAATGAGGGGCAGGGCGGACATGGCAACAATGACATGCAGATCCGCGAAGGCGATGAGCTGCAGGCAGTCGGCGGCATCCTCGAGGTTGTAGACAACAACGTTGCATTCTTACGCACCACTGGTTACCGCGCGATGAGCAGTGACGTGTTTGTGAACAACAACCTGGTTCGTCGTCTGGGGCTGCGCTCCGGTGACGCTGTGACCGGTCAGGTCAAAGTTGGCGGCGCAACGCACTCACACGGCAACGGACGTAACCGCCGCAAGTACAACCAGTTGGTACGCGTGGACACCATCAATGGTTTGGATCCAGAGCAGACCAAGAACCGTCCGGACTTCTCCAAGCTGACGCCGCTGTACCCGAACCAGCGTCTGCGTTTGGAGACCACTCCAAACATTTTGACCACTCGTGTCATTGACTTGATCATGCCTATTGGTAAGGGCCAGCGTGCGCTGATTGTATCCCCACCAAAGGCCGGTAAGACCACTATCTTGCAAAACATTGCGAACGCTATCGCTACCAACAACCCAGAGTGCTACCTCATGGTTGTGCTGGTTGATGAGCGTCCCGAAGAAGTTACTGACATGCAGCGCTCAGTCAAGGGTGAGGTTATTTCCTCCACTTTCGACCGTCCACCATCAGAGCACACCGCGGTGGCTGAGTTGGCCATCGAGCGCGCAAAGCGTCTGGTGGAGCAGGGCAAGGACGTTGTGGTTCTGCTGGACTCCATTACTCGTCTGGGCCGTGCCTACAACAACTCCTCACCAGCATCGGGCCGTATCCTGTCCGGTGGTGTGGATTCCAACGCACTGTACCCACCAAAGCGTTTCTTGGGTGCTGCCCGCAACATCGAAAACGGTGGTTCTTTGACCATCATCGCAACCGCGATGGTGGAGACCGGTTCCACTGGTGACACGGTCATCTTCGAGGAATTCAAGGGTACCGGCAACGCTGAGCTGAAGCTGGATCGTTCTATCTCTGAGCGTCGTGTCTTCCCAGCTGTAGACGTTAATCCTTCGGGCACCCGTAAGGATGAGCTGTTGCTGGTTCCAGAAGAGGCGCGCATCATGACCAAGCTGCGTCGCATCCTGTCCGGTCTGGATTCTCACCAGTCTATTGACTTGCTGATTAAGCAGCTGAAGAAGACTAAGTCCAATGGTGAATTCCTCATGGGCGTTGCAACTTCAGCTCCTATGGCGGCAAGTTTGGATGAGGAGGAATACTCCTAA
- a CDS encoding F0F1 ATP synthase subunit B, with amino-acid sequence MNNVFYYLAAEGETLPMEGGNSILFPKTYDIVWSLIPFVIILIVFAMFVIPKFQELLQEREDRIEGGIKRAEAQQAEAKAALEKYNAQLADARAEAAEIREQARERGKQIEAEAKTQAEEEARRIVAGGEKQLEASRAQVVAELRSDIGQNSINLAEKLLGGELSESTKQSSTIDNFLSELDSVASAGK; translated from the coding sequence ATGAACAACGTCTTTTATTATCTTGCAGCGGAAGGAGAGACCCTTCCGATGGAAGGTGGTAACTCTATTCTGTTTCCCAAGACTTATGACATCGTCTGGTCTCTGATCCCGTTCGTAATCATTCTGATTGTCTTCGCAATGTTCGTCATTCCGAAGTTCCAGGAACTATTGCAAGAACGTGAAGACCGGATTGAGGGCGGCATCAAGCGCGCTGAAGCCCAGCAGGCAGAAGCAAAGGCCGCTCTTGAGAAGTACAACGCACAGCTAGCTGATGCTCGCGCAGAAGCAGCTGAAATCCGTGAGCAGGCGCGTGAGCGCGGCAAGCAGATTGAAGCAGAGGCTAAGACCCAGGCAGAGGAAGAAGCACGCCGTATCGTCGCAGGTGGCGAAAAGCAGCTTGAAGCTTCCCGCGCACAGGTTGTTGCCGAACTGCGTTCCGATATCGGACAGAACTCCATCAACCTGGCTGAGAAGCTGCTCGGCGGTGAACTCTCTGAGTCCACCAAGCAGTCTTCCACCATTGATAACTTCCTGTCTGAGCTCGACTCTGTGGCATCGGCCGGAAAGTAG
- a CDS encoding long-chain fatty-acid--CoA ligase: MLSTMMDIPLSVSRILTYGSTVHANTKVTTWHGDGCGEATGENPAEETTFAEIAARAAAFAHALHEDLGVTGDERVGTLLWNCAEHLEVMFASSCKGAVFTPLNKQLMNDQIRHIVNHAEVEVVVADPRLAEQLGKVLAGAEIVRAVVFTGMQDPRQFAQHFGRNVEVYSYEALLDSKYSVYDWPVLDEHTAAALCYSTGTTGAPKGAVYSHRSIYLEAMMLRTTDSLAITHGESFLCCIPIYHVLSWGVPFAAWMTGTPLILPDSNVSAPTLAKIIATTHPRVAHGVPTLWIQLMVHYLNNPPERMSLVEIYAGGSPVPGQLIKVWEEQYGVDVVHVWGMVEVSTVGTVARPPQGASGDARWAYRISQGRFPASLEYRVVNDGQVVATTDRNAGEIQVRGNMVTKEYYDAPSGHEDGAAAEFRGKPTDTAADKFTADGWLRTGDVGYVNEDGFLSVSDRARDVIRSGGEWIYSVQLENLIMNDGDVVEAAVIGYPDKKWVERPLAITVLRPGVAPTIETAERLREGLRKELPKWMLPEYWTFVKGLDKTSVGKFDKKDMRSHLAEGEYNIIQLEGPGAGKPEDPKAVTDVESELH, from the coding sequence ATGCTTTCGACCATGATGGACATCCCACTTTCAGTTTCACGGATCTTGACCTACGGCTCGACCGTCCACGCCAACACCAAAGTCACCACGTGGCACGGCGACGGTTGTGGTGAAGCCACAGGTGAGAACCCTGCTGAGGAAACTACGTTCGCAGAGATTGCTGCCCGCGCCGCAGCCTTCGCGCATGCTCTTCATGAAGACCTCGGCGTAACTGGAGATGAGCGCGTGGGAACACTGTTGTGGAATTGTGCTGAGCATTTGGAGGTCATGTTCGCCTCATCCTGCAAGGGCGCAGTGTTTACTCCGTTGAACAAGCAGCTAATGAATGACCAGATCCGCCACATTGTCAATCATGCTGAGGTCGAGGTTGTGGTTGCAGATCCACGCCTAGCGGAGCAGTTGGGCAAAGTACTGGCTGGCGCCGAAATCGTGCGTGCTGTCGTGTTTACCGGAATGCAGGACCCACGCCAGTTCGCGCAGCATTTCGGCCGCAACGTTGAGGTCTACTCATATGAAGCATTGCTCGATAGCAAGTATTCGGTCTATGACTGGCCCGTTTTAGATGAGCACACCGCCGCAGCGCTGTGTTATTCCACCGGTACCACCGGCGCGCCGAAAGGCGCGGTGTATTCGCACCGCTCTATTTATTTGGAAGCAATGATGCTGCGCACCACGGACAGCTTGGCTATTACCCACGGTGAGTCTTTCTTGTGCTGCATCCCGATTTACCATGTGTTGTCCTGGGGTGTGCCGTTTGCCGCGTGGATGACCGGCACGCCGTTGATTCTGCCGGACTCCAATGTGTCGGCGCCAACCTTGGCCAAGATCATCGCCACTACGCACCCACGCGTGGCGCACGGTGTTCCAACGCTGTGGATTCAGTTGATGGTGCACTACCTCAACAATCCTCCTGAGCGTATGTCTTTGGTTGAGATTTACGCCGGCGGCTCCCCTGTTCCGGGCCAGCTCATCAAAGTATGGGAGGAGCAATACGGTGTGGATGTCGTTCATGTCTGGGGCATGGTGGAAGTCTCCACTGTGGGCACGGTCGCGCGCCCACCGCAGGGCGCTTCCGGTGATGCCCGCTGGGCTTACCGCATTTCCCAGGGACGCTTCCCTGCCTCACTGGAATACCGCGTAGTCAATGACGGCCAAGTGGTGGCCACCACCGACCGCAACGCGGGTGAGATCCAAGTGCGCGGCAACATGGTGACCAAGGAATACTATGACGCCCCGTCCGGGCATGAAGATGGTGCGGCGGCAGAGTTCCGCGGCAAGCCAACCGACACGGCAGCAGACAAATTTACTGCCGATGGTTGGCTGCGCACCGGCGATGTCGGCTATGTCAATGAGGACGGCTTCTTAAGTGTTTCCGACCGCGCGCGTGATGTTATCCGCTCGGGAGGTGAGTGGATTTACTCCGTACAGCTAGAAAATCTCATCATGAATGATGGCGACGTCGTGGAAGCCGCCGTTATTGGTTATCCAGATAAAAAATGGGTTGAGCGCCCACTCGCCATCACGGTCTTGCGCCCAGGCGTTGCCCCGACCATCGAAACAGCAGAGCGCCTGCGTGAAGGTCTGCGCAAGGAGCTACCAAAGTGGATGCTGCCGGAGTATTGGACCTTTGTAAAGGGCCTAGACAAAACTTCCGTCGGCAAATTCGATAAGAAGGACATGCGCTCGCATCTCGCCGAGGGCGAATACAACATCATCCAACTTGAAGGCCCCGGCGCCGGTAAACCGGAAGACCCCAAGGCCGTAACCGATGTTGAGTCGGAGCTGCATTAG
- a CDS encoding MraY family glycosyltransferase: protein MIGSGVPLRELGLVILVATALTYLATGFVRSFLVRTGRVAEIRLRDSHSQPTPQLGGVAMFTGFIAAIFLAQQLPALTRGFMPMTPEISAVVWAALAIVIVGVIDDLYELSALVKLAGQFVAAALLSILGLSWTLLFIPFGGGTTVVLDQFQSSLLTTFVAVLLINAINFVDGLDGLAAGLGLIAGSAILIFSLTVLYDQGGAVSAYPPAIISAALVGMCLGFLPHNFEPSRIFMGDSGAMLIGLLLAAASTSASGKITQSLYGTADMVALVSPFIVVCAAVFVPVLDLVWAVIRRLSQGKSPFAADKAHIHHRLLSLGHTHRRTVLVLYLWVSAVAFGAVSYSIVPPIAATIATVIALLVAFGVTLIPLRQGKLGAKKKATRVVHETTPVEDSRGTGADL from the coding sequence ATGATTGGCTCCGGCGTACCCCTGCGAGAACTGGGACTGGTAATCCTTGTCGCAACAGCGCTTACATATCTTGCTACCGGCTTCGTGCGTTCCTTCTTGGTCCGTACAGGCCGGGTAGCGGAGATTCGACTGCGTGATAGTCACTCCCAACCCACCCCGCAGTTGGGTGGCGTCGCGATGTTCACTGGCTTCATCGCTGCTATCTTCCTTGCGCAGCAGCTACCGGCGCTCACGCGCGGGTTCATGCCCATGACCCCGGAAATTTCCGCTGTCGTGTGGGCCGCGCTCGCCATAGTCATCGTCGGCGTGATCGATGACCTTTACGAGCTTAGCGCCTTGGTTAAGCTTGCCGGCCAATTCGTTGCCGCAGCATTGTTGAGCATCTTGGGTCTGTCGTGGACGCTGTTGTTCATCCCCTTCGGCGGCGGAACCACAGTCGTATTGGACCAATTCCAGTCCTCACTCTTGACTACCTTCGTTGCGGTATTGCTCATCAATGCCATTAACTTTGTCGATGGCCTAGATGGCCTCGCAGCGGGGCTGGGACTAATCGCCGGCAGCGCAATTCTGATCTTCTCGCTCACGGTGCTCTATGACCAAGGCGGTGCAGTTTCCGCATACCCTCCGGCAATCATTTCCGCCGCACTAGTTGGCATGTGTTTAGGGTTCTTGCCCCATAACTTTGAGCCCTCGCGAATATTCATGGGGGACTCAGGCGCCATGCTTATTGGTTTGCTGCTCGCGGCCGCATCCACCTCGGCGTCCGGCAAGATTACCCAGTCCCTGTACGGCACTGCTGACATGGTCGCGTTGGTTAGCCCTTTCATCGTGGTCTGCGCTGCCGTGTTCGTCCCCGTGCTGGACTTGGTGTGGGCAGTCATCCGCAGGCTTTCTCAAGGAAAGTCACCATTCGCAGCGGATAAGGCGCATATTCACCACCGCCTGTTGTCACTCGGGCACACCCACCGCCGCACCGTCCTCGTGTTGTACCTGTGGGTATCGGCGGTAGCGTTCGGTGCGGTGAGCTATTCAATCGTGCCGCCGATTGCTGCGACTATTGCGACAGTCATAGCACTGCTCGTTGCCTTTGGTGTCACGCTCATTCCGCTGCGCCAAGGAAAACTTGGGGCGAAAAAGAAAGCAACGCGGGTTGTTCACGAAACAACCCCTGTGGAAGACTCCCGAGGAACTGGGGCTGACCTTTAG
- the prfA gene encoding peptide chain release factor 1, with protein MANQVSLVDDIVSEYQGIEMQMADPEVASDQNQFRKLSKRYAELRPIIVVHNELSQAKEDLADAKEMAYEDHEFQDEAQRLEGVVFELEEKLADLLAPRDEHDSEDIIMEIKAGAGGEEAALFAADLARMYERYADKAGFSWEVLGLNESDLGGVKDMTITFKSKTPSRDGAWSVFKFEGGVHRVQRVPVTESQGRIQTSAAGVLVYPEPDEVEAVTIDEKDIRVDVYRSSGKGGQGVNTTDSAVRLTHLPTGLVVTCQRERSQIQNKARAMQVLQARLEQMEREARDAEAGEQRASQVRTMDRSERIRTYNWPENRITDHRIGYKANNLDSVLDGDMNAMIEALQAQERAERMESES; from the coding sequence ATGGCAAACCAAGTATCACTTGTTGATGACATTGTTTCGGAGTACCAGGGCATTGAGATGCAGATGGCTGACCCGGAGGTCGCCTCTGATCAAAACCAGTTCCGCAAGCTGTCCAAGCGTTATGCAGAATTGCGTCCCATCATCGTGGTTCACAATGAGCTGTCCCAGGCCAAAGAAGACCTCGCTGATGCGAAGGAAATGGCTTATGAGGACCATGAATTCCAGGATGAAGCGCAGCGCCTAGAGGGTGTTGTGTTTGAGTTGGAAGAGAAGCTGGCTGACTTGTTGGCGCCGCGCGATGAGCATGACTCTGAAGACATCATCATGGAAATCAAGGCTGGCGCCGGCGGTGAGGAAGCAGCATTGTTTGCTGCTGACCTGGCACGCATGTATGAGCGTTATGCCGATAAGGCTGGCTTTAGCTGGGAAGTTCTGGGTCTCAACGAGTCTGACCTGGGTGGCGTGAAGGACATGACCATTACGTTCAAGTCCAAGACTCCATCCCGTGACGGCGCATGGTCCGTGTTCAAGTTTGAGGGCGGCGTGCACCGCGTGCAGCGCGTGCCAGTGACTGAGTCCCAGGGACGTATCCAGACTTCCGCAGCTGGCGTGTTGGTTTACCCAGAGCCAGATGAGGTTGAGGCAGTTACTATCGATGAAAAAGATATCCGAGTCGATGTTTACCGCTCATCCGGTAAGGGTGGTCAGGGCGTTAACACCACGGACTCCGCGGTGCGTTTGACCCACTTGCCAACTGGTTTGGTTGTGACCTGTCAGCGTGAGCGTTCCCAGATTCAGAACAAGGCGCGTGCAATGCAGGTTCTGCAGGCACGTCTTGAGCAGATGGAGCGTGAGGCTCGTGATGCTGAGGCAGGCGAGCAGCGCGCGTCCCAGGTCCGCACCATGGACCGCTCTGAGCGCATCCGCACCTACAACTGGCCGGAAAACCGCATCACGGATCACCGCATTGGCTACAAGGCCAACAACCTTGATTCCGTGCTGGATGGCGATATGAATGCCATGATTGAAGCTTTGCAGGCGCAGGAGCGCGCAGAGCGTATGGAATCAGAAAGCTAA